The Enterobacter mori genomic interval ACCATGCCACGCCATTTGGCGTGAACATCGAAGGCCTTAAGCGTCGTGGTTTTAGCCGCGAAGCGATTACAGCCATCCGCAACGCGTACAAACTGCTGTACCGTAGCGGTAAAACGCTGGAAGAGGCGAAGCCGGAAATTGCCGAGCTGGCGAATAAGCATCCGGAAGTGAACGCGTTCATGGAGTTCTTTGACCGTTCAACAAGGGGTCTGATTCGTTAATGGTCGACAGTCGTCCGCTTACGATAGCCCTGGTCGCCGGAGAAACCTCCGGCGATATTCTTGGTGAAGGTCTTATCCGTGCGCTTAAGGCGCGTGTACCCAATGCTCGCTTTGTCGGCGTTGCTGGCCCGCTGATGCAGGCCGAAGGCTGTGAAGCCTGGTACGAAATGGAAGAGCTGGCCGTGATGGGTATCGTTGAGGTGCTGGGACGGCTGCGCCGTTTGCTGCACATTCGTGCCGATCTCACCCGCCGCTTTACCGAACTCAAACCCGATGTGTTTGTCGGTATCGATGCGCCTGATTTCAATATTACCCTCGAAGGGAATCTGAAAAAGCAGGGTATTAAAACCATTCACTACGTTAGTCCGTCCGTCTGGGCGTGGCGACAGAAACGCGTTTTCAAAATCGGACGGTCCACCCACCTGGTGCTGGCTTTCCTGCCTTTCGAAAAAGCGTTTTACGACAGATTTAATGTTCCGTGCCGTTTTATTGGTCATACCATGGCGGATGCAATGCCGTTGGATCCGGATAAAAACGCGGCGCGCGACGTGCTGGGCATTCCCCATGATGTGCACTGTCTGGCCTTGCTGCCGGGCAGCCGTGGCGCAGAAGTGGAGATGCTGAGCGCTGATTTCCTCAAAACAGCGCAAATTCTTCGCCAGACCTGGCCCGACCTTGAAGTGGTTGTTCCGCTGGTGAATGCCAAACGCCGCGAGCAGTTTGAGCGCATCAAAGCGGAAGTCGCCCCGGATCTTCACGTCCGTCTTCTGGACGGAAAAGGACGGGAAGCGATGTATGCGAGCGATGCCGCGCTGCTGGCCTCCGGCACAGCGGCGCTGGAGTGTATGCTGGCGAAATGCCCGATGGTGGTCGGTTATCGCATGAAGCCGTTTACCTTCTGGCTGGCAAAACGTCTGGTGAAAACGGATTATGTCTCCCTGCCAAACCTGCTTGCCGGTCGCGAGCTGGTGAAAGAGCTGTTGCAGGATGAGTGTCAGCCGCGGCTGCTTGCCGATGCACTGCTGCCGCTGCTGGCAAACGGCAAGACCAGCCACCAGATGCACGATACCTTCCGTGAACTGCATCAGCTGATCCGCTGTAATGCTGATGAGCAAGCGGCTGATGCGGTGCTGGAGCTAGCAAAATGATGGAGTTTGTTTATCCTCACACCCACCTTGTGGCGGGCGTGGACGAAGTAGGACGCGGCCCGTTGGTAGGCGCAGTGGTCACTGCTGCGGTGATCCTCGATCCTGCTCGTCCGATTATCGGGCTGAACGACTCAAAAAAATTGTCTGAAAAACGCAGGCTGGCGTTGTTTAGTGAGATTCAGGAGAAGGCGCTGGCCTGGAGCCTGGGGCGCGCTGAACCGCATGAAATAGACGAGCTGAATATTTTGCATGCCACGATGCTGGCGATGCAGCGTGCGGTCGCGGGTTTGAAAATTTCTCCTGAATATGTCCTGATTGACGGCAACCGCTGTCCGGCATTGCCCATGCCTTCAATGGCAGTTGTCAAAGGCGATAGCCGGGTCGCAGAAATTAGCGCAGCATCTATTATTGCCAAAGTGACGCGCGACGCTGAAATGGCCGCGCTGGACCTCACTTACCCGCAGTATGGTTTCGCCCAGCATAAGGGGTATCCCACACCTTTCCATCTGGAGAGGCTGGCTGAACATGGCGCAACTGAACACCATCGTCGCAGCTTTGGCCCGGTGAAACGCGCGCTGGGGCGGGTGTCCTGAATCAATACGCAAGCAATTAAGTAACGCGGAATCTGAAGATGGCTGAACCACGTTTCGTACACCTGCGGGTGCATAGCGACTACTCCATGATCGATGGGCTGGCAAAGACCGGACCGCTGGTAAAAAAGGCGGCCGCGCTTGGCATGCCTGCGCTGGCGATCACCGATTTTACCAACCTGTGTGGCCTGGTGAAGTTCTACGGAACCGCGCATGGCGCCGGGTTAAAGCCAATTGTCGGCGCGGATTTTCATGTCCAGAGCGAGCTGCTCGGCGATGAAATGACGCAGATCTCCGTGTTGGCGATGAACAACACCGGTTATCAGAACCTTACCCTGCTTATCTCTAAAGCCTACCAGCGTGGATATGGTGCGCTGGGTCCGTGGATCGATCGTGACTGGCTGGCAGAGCTGAACGAAGGCCTGCTGCTGATTTCCGGTGGTCGCATGGGCGATGTCGGCAAGTGTCTGCTGCGTGGCAACAGTGCGCTGGTGGATCAGTGCGTCTCGTTCTACGAAGAATATTTCCCGGATCGCTACTATCTTGAGCTGATTCGCACCGGGCGTGCGGACGAAGAGAGCTATCTGCATGCCGCCGTGGCGCTCGCAGAAGAGCGCGGTTTGCCAGTGGTGGCCACCAACGATGTCCGTTTCCTCGAAGCGGGCGATTTTGACGCACATGAAATTCGCGTGGCGATCCACGACGGCTTCACCCTTGACGATCCTAAACGCCCGCGTAACTACTCCTCTCAGCAGTATATGCGCAATGAAGAGGAGATGTGTGAGCTCTTCTCGGACATCCCGGAAGCGCTGGAAAACAGTGTTGAAATAGCAAAACGCTGTAACGTCACAGTGCGTCTCGGCGAATACTTCCTGCCGCAGTTCCCGACGGGGGATATGACCACGGAAGATTTCCTGGTCGTAAAATCGAAGGAAGGGCTGGAAGAGCGTCTGGAATTCCTGTTCCCGGATGAAGCCGTTCGCAAAGAGAAACGTCCTCCGTACGATGAGCGTCTGGATATTGAACTCCAGGTGATCAACCAGATGGGTTTCCCTGGCTACTTCCTGATCGTTATGGAGTTTATCCAGTGGTCGAAGGATAACGGCGTGCCGGTAGGTCCGGGCCGTGGTTCCGGTGCTGGCTCACTGGTGGCGTACGCGCTCAAAATCACCGACCTCGATCCACTCGAGTTTGACCTGCTGTTCGAACGTTTCCTTAACCCTGAGCGTGTCTCCATGCCCGACTTCGACGTCGACTTCTGCATGGAGAAACGTGACCAGGTGATTGAGCACGTTGCAGACATGTATGGCCGCGATGCGGTATCACAGATTATTACCTTCGGTACGATGGCGGCGAAAGCGGTTATCCGCGACGTTGGCCGCGTGCTGGGGCATCCGTACGGTTTCGTCGATCGCATCTCCAAGCTGGTGCCGCCCGATCCGGGCATGACGCTGGCAAAAGCGTTTGAAGCTGAACCTCAGCTGCCTGAAATCTACGAAGCCGACGAAGAAGTCAAAGCGTTGATCGATATGGCGCGTAAGCTGGAAGGCGTCACGCGTAACGCCGGTAAGCATGCGGGGGGCGTGGTTATCGCGCCGACCAAAATTACC includes:
- the lpxB gene encoding lipid-A-disaccharide synthase; protein product: MVDSRPLTIALVAGETSGDILGEGLIRALKARVPNARFVGVAGPLMQAEGCEAWYEMEELAVMGIVEVLGRLRRLLHIRADLTRRFTELKPDVFVGIDAPDFNITLEGNLKKQGIKTIHYVSPSVWAWRQKRVFKIGRSTHLVLAFLPFEKAFYDRFNVPCRFIGHTMADAMPLDPDKNAARDVLGIPHDVHCLALLPGSRGAEVEMLSADFLKTAQILRQTWPDLEVVVPLVNAKRREQFERIKAEVAPDLHVRLLDGKGREAMYASDAALLASGTAALECMLAKCPMVVGYRMKPFTFWLAKRLVKTDYVSLPNLLAGRELVKELLQDECQPRLLADALLPLLANGKTSHQMHDTFRELHQLIRCNADEQAADAVLELAK
- the rnhB gene encoding ribonuclease HII; amino-acid sequence: MMEFVYPHTHLVAGVDEVGRGPLVGAVVTAAVILDPARPIIGLNDSKKLSEKRRLALFSEIQEKALAWSLGRAEPHEIDELNILHATMLAMQRAVAGLKISPEYVLIDGNRCPALPMPSMAVVKGDSRVAEISAASIIAKVTRDAEMAALDLTYPQYGFAQHKGYPTPFHLERLAEHGATEHHRRSFGPVKRALGRVS